The Zingiber officinale cultivar Zhangliang chromosome 9A, Zo_v1.1, whole genome shotgun sequence genome window below encodes:
- the LOC122018519 gene encoding probable indole-3-acetic acid-amido synthetase GH3.1, producing the protein MPEAGKITPPEAHLKALEFIEHVTANADVVQRRVLGEILGQNAAAEYLRRHGLSGRAGADPDAFKRLIPVVTYEDLQPDILRVAHGDTSPIFSGRPISEFLTSSGTSGGERKLMPTIEEELDRRSLLYSLLMPVMGQFVPGLDGRKGMYLLFVKAETQTPGGLVARPVLTSYYNSRHFLDRPRDDPFNSYTSPNEAVLCPDPYQSMYSQLLCGLVQRDEVVRVGAVFASGFIRALRFLEKHWRSLCRDIRDGELDPAHVTDGGVREAVSRVLCRPDPDLALRIEAECQQSSWKGIIPRLWPGTKYVDVIVTGAMAQYIPTLEFYSGGLPLVSAMYASSECYFGINLNPLCDPSDVAYTLIPTMAYFEFLDLQHSSNDKVDVDDLVDLVDVKLRHEYELVVTTYPGLYRYRIGDVLRVSGFKNKAPQFKFVRRKNVVLSLDAEKTDEVELQGAVSAAARNLEQFGAALADYTSYAETGGNSGPGHYVLYWELLGGDRDRSPVLAAAMEDCCMAVEEALNSVYRQGRACDQSIGPLEIREVEKGTFDKLMDYALSQGASFNQYKAPRCVQAGPLVELLDARVKASYFSPNCPNWRPGHKQWTNNHDEDHNHV; encoded by the exons ATGCCAGAGGCAGGGAAGATCACGCCGCCGGAGGCGCACCTAAAGGCGCTCGAATTCATCGAGCACGTCACGGCGAATGCTGACGTCGTCCAACGGCGTGTGCTGGGCGAAATACTTGGGCAGAACGCCGCCGCCGAGTACCTCCGCCGGCATGGCCTCTCCGGCCGCGCTGGGGCCGACCCCGACGCGTTCAAGCGTCTCATCCCTGTCGTCACCTACGAAGACCTGCAGCCGGACATCCTTCGCGTCGCCCACGGCGACACCTCCCCCATCTTTTCCGGCCGCCCCATCTCAGAGTTCCTCACGAG CTCGGGGACCTCGGGAGGGGAGCGGAAGCTGATGCCGACGATCGAGGAGGAGCTCGACCGGCGAAGTCTGTTGTACAGTTTGCTAATGCCAGTGATGGGGCAGTTCGTGCCGGGGCTGGACGGAAGGAAGGGGATGTACCTGCTGTTCGTGAAGGCAGAGACACAGACGCCCGGCGGTCTCGTGGCCCGCCCAGTGCTCACCAGCTACTACAACAGTCGCCACTTCCTCGACCGGCCACGCGACGATCCCTTCAACTCCTACACCAGCCCCAACGAGGCGGTGCTCTGCCCGGACCCCTACCAGAGCATGTACTCCCAGCTGCTCTGCGGCCTCGTCCAGCGCGACGAGGTGGTCCGAGTCGGCGCTGTCTTCGCCTCCGGATTCATCCGCGCCCTCCGCTTCCTCGAGAAGCACTGGAGGAGCTTGTGCCGCGACATCCGCGACGGCGAGCTCGACCCGGCTCACGTCACCGACGGCGGCGTGCGCGAAGCAGTCTCGCGCGTGCTGTGCCGTCCTGACCCAGACCTCGCGTTGCGGATCGAGGCCGAGTGTCAGCAGAGCTCGTGGAAGGGCATCATCCCGCGGCTCTGGCCTGGGACCAAGTATGTCGACGTCATCGTGACGGGCGCCATGGCGCAGTACATCCCCACCCTCGAATTCTACAGCGGCGGCCTCCCTCTGGTCTCCGCCATGTACGCCTCCTCCGAGTGCTACTTCGGCATCAATCTCAACCCCCTTTGCGACCCCAGCGACGTCGCCTACACGCTCATCCCCACCATGGCCTACTTCGAGTTCCTCGACCTCCAACACAGCAGCAACGACAAAGTCGATGTCGATGACCTCGTAGACCTCGTCGACGTCAAACTCCGCCACGAGTACGAGCTCGTCGTCACCACCTATCCCG GGCTGTATAGGTACAGAATCGGCGACGTGCTGCGGGTGTCGGGATTCAAGAACAAGGCGCCGCAGTTCAAATTCGTGCGGCGGAAGAACGTAGTTCTGAGCCTCGATGCAGAGAAGACGGACGAGGTGGAGCTGCAGGGGGCGGTGAGCGCGGCTGCGCGGAACCTCGAGCAGTTCGGCGCGGCGTTGGCGGACTACACGAGCTACGCTGAGACGGGCGGGAACTCGGGTCCGGGGCACTACGTCCTGTACTGGGAGCTGCTGGGCGGGGATCGGGATCGGTCGCCGGTGCTCGCGGCGGCAATGGAGGACTGCTGCATGGCGGTGGAGGAGGCGCTGAACAGCGTGTACCGGCAGGGCCGGGCGTGCGACCAGTCGATCGGGCCGCTGGAGATCCGCGAGGTGGAGAAGGGGACGTTCGACAAGCTGATGGACTACGCGCTGAGCCAAGGCGCGTCCTTCAACCAGTACAAGGCGCCGCGGTGCGTGCAGGCGGGGCCGCTGGTGGAGCTGCTCGACGCGAGGGTCAAGGCCTCTTACTTCAGCCCCAACTGCCCCAACTGGAGGCCCGGCCACAAGCAATGGACCAACAACCACGACGAAGACCACAACCACGTCTAA